A genomic segment from Janthinobacterium sp. 64 encodes:
- a CDS encoding FtsX-like permease family protein codes for MTFAHLRLAWRSLRHDPAYALVVTGGLAIGFAAALLLLALVRHAWQSNQHIAHVEQLYVVKQRYNVDPKAPWFDQAPLLLRQAGASAPGVAAATAYLPSRPESQGLTVRIGAQLSQLASLTVMPGFEELLGLHALQGNLPHTLGQPGAIALTQDAARRLFGSSHAVGRTLLADGKLLRVGAIVPTPPANTTIAFEALVGTDSLLADADVRDEMRTGQRGWWGKLLLRLHPGSAPDAVARALQQAIDASPAVQALPLEARQRLAGRKAMEIVLAPLGSAYFDADVAHNQIAGAGERAHPAAIAALAAMAALILALAAVNYVNLATVRMQRRQTEVAMRKVLGAGVRQIVLQLLAESLLVSLAAAAAGLLLAWLLQPLFAELVDRRLETLLAPASIATAVALGLLLGLLTVIYPAWIAIGVRPGHVMSGRGGGESARGLRLRRALTLLQVASAMGLASISVAIAWQASYAMRAAPGFEPGPLLIVDLPVLVRGNVQAQGFIAALQAEPAVAGIAISEDAVGRRNAAWFRDLKRPGGASAPMDMKSVSANFFAQYRIAATAGRLFDPRQDREDDGVPLVLNAIAARELGFAEPADALGQILLFKGFDNKVTEKRVIGIAPELRFQSLREPPRAIAYELWTAGSVLSVRATGSLAAVEAAARAAWPRYFPEAIIKLRPAAAILAHNYADDARMARLLTLSTGIALAIAAFGTYVLSAHTVQRRAREIVLRKLHGAHRVAIGLLVLRETGTLVLLSAAVALPLSALAIERYLAGFVERAPVGWWTMLLALAATMAVTCAAAARHAWLAMRLPPAQALRG; via the coding sequence ATGACATTCGCACATTTACGCCTGGCCTGGCGCAGCCTGCGCCACGATCCCGCGTACGCACTGGTGGTGACGGGCGGCCTGGCCATCGGCTTCGCCGCCGCCCTGCTCCTGCTGGCACTGGTACGCCATGCCTGGCAGTCGAACCAGCATATCGCGCACGTGGAACAGCTGTACGTGGTCAAGCAGCGCTACAACGTCGACCCCAAGGCGCCCTGGTTCGACCAGGCGCCGCTACTGCTGCGCCAGGCCGGCGCCAGCGCGCCCGGCGTCGCCGCGGCCACCGCCTACCTGCCGTCGCGCCCGGAAAGCCAGGGACTCACGGTGCGCATCGGCGCGCAATTGAGCCAGCTGGCCAGCCTGACGGTCATGCCGGGCTTCGAGGAACTGCTGGGCCTGCACGCGCTGCAGGGCAACCTGCCGCACACCCTGGGCCAGCCGGGCGCCATCGCGCTGACGCAGGACGCGGCGCGGCGCCTGTTCGGCAGCAGCCACGCCGTGGGCCGCACCCTGCTGGCCGACGGCAAGCTGCTGCGCGTGGGCGCCATCGTGCCCACGCCGCCCGCCAACACGACCATCGCGTTCGAAGCGCTGGTCGGCACCGATTCCCTGCTGGCCGATGCGGACGTGCGCGACGAAATGCGCACGGGACAGCGCGGCTGGTGGGGCAAGCTGCTGCTGCGGCTGCACCCTGGCAGCGCGCCGGACGCGGTGGCGCGGGCCTTGCAGCAAGCCATCGACGCCAGCCCCGCCGTGCAGGCGCTGCCGTTGGAAGCGCGGCAGCGCCTGGCAGGACGCAAGGCGATGGAAATCGTACTCGCGCCGCTGGGCAGCGCGTATTTCGACGCCGACGTGGCGCACAACCAGATCGCGGGGGCCGGTGAACGGGCCCACCCGGCCGCCATCGCCGCGCTGGCGGCCATGGCCGCGCTGATCCTCGCCCTGGCCGCCGTCAACTACGTCAACCTGGCCACCGTGCGCATGCAGCGGCGCCAGACGGAAGTGGCGATGCGCAAGGTGCTGGGCGCCGGCGTGCGCCAGATCGTGCTGCAACTGCTGGCCGAATCCCTGCTGGTATCGCTGGCGGCCGCGGCCGCGGGCCTGCTGCTGGCGTGGCTGCTGCAGCCGCTGTTTGCCGAACTGGTCGACCGCAGGCTGGAAACGCTGCTGGCGCCGGCCAGCATCGCCACGGCCGTCGCGCTGGGACTGCTGCTGGGTCTGTTGACCGTCATCTACCCGGCCTGGATCGCCATCGGCGTGCGCCCGGGCCACGTCATGAGCGGCAGGGGCGGCGGCGAATCGGCGCGCGGCCTGCGGCTGCGGCGCGCGCTGACGCTGCTGCAGGTGGCCAGCGCCATGGGACTGGCCAGCATCAGCGTGGCCATCGCCTGGCAGGCCAGCTATGCCATGCGCGCGGCGCCCGGCTTCGAGCCGGGTCCGCTGCTCATCGTCGACTTGCCCGTGCTGGTGCGCGGCAACGTGCAGGCGCAAGGTTTCATCGCCGCATTGCAGGCCGAGCCGGCTGTCGCGGGCATCGCCATCTCGGAAGATGCGGTGGGCCGCAGGAACGCCGCCTGGTTCCGCGACCTGAAGCGTCCGGGCGGCGCCAGCGCGCCGATGGACATGAAGTCGGTGAGCGCCAATTTCTTTGCGCAGTACCGCATCGCTGCCACGGCTGGCCGCCTGTTCGATCCGCGCCAGGACAGGGAGGACGATGGCGTGCCGCTGGTGCTCAATGCCATCGCGGCGCGCGAGCTGGGCTTCGCCGAGCCAGCCGACGCGCTGGGCCAGATCCTGCTGTTCAAGGGCTTTGACAACAAGGTGACCGAAAAGCGCGTGATCGGCATCGCGCCGGAGCTGCGCTTCCAGTCGCTGCGCGAACCGCCGCGCGCGATAGCGTACGAGCTGTGGACGGCAGGAAGCGTCCTCAGCGTGCGCGCGACGGGGTCGCTGGCGGCCGTGGAGGCGGCCGCGCGCGCGGCCTGGCCCCGCTACTTTCCCGAAGCCATCATCAAGCTGCGGCCCGCCGCTGCCATCCTGGCCCACAACTACGCGGACGATGCGCGCATGGCGCGCCTGCTGACCCTGTCGACGGGCATCGCGCTGGCCATCGCCGCCTTTGGCACGTATGTGCTGTCGGCCCATACGGTACAGCGCCGCGCCAGGGAAATCGTGCTGCGCAAGCTGCATGGCGCGCACCGCGTCGCCATCGGCCTGCTGGTGCTGCGCGAAACGGGCACGCTGGTGCTGCTGTCGGCCGCCGTCGCGCTGCCGCTGTCAGCGCTGGCCATCGAGCGCTACCTGGCCGGCTTTGTCGAACGGGCGCCGGTGGGCTGGTGGACCATGCTGCTGGCCTTGGCCGCTACCATGGCCGTGACCTGCGCGGCGGCGGCGCGCCACGCCTGGCTGGCCATGCGCCTGCCCCCGGCGCAGGCGCTGCGCGGTTGA
- a CDS encoding ABC transporter ATP-binding protein — protein MLKLSNVSKIYQGGDVRTTALDCISLEIDPGEYVAITGPSGCGKSTLLAMLGLLDTPDSGEYWFEGRNVAGWSETKLNGLRRGRVGFIFQNFNLIEELTVAENVALALEYLPVPAPERRARVAAMLDKLGIAHRARHRPSQLSGGQQQRVAIARALVARPAMLLADEPTGNLDTAHGDEVMRLLRQINAEGTTVIMVTHSAAHAAQASRTLRLLDGRILVDALHAA, from the coding sequence ATGCTCAAGCTTTCGAATGTCAGCAAAATCTATCAGGGCGGCGACGTGCGCACAACCGCGCTCGACTGCATCAGCCTGGAAATCGATCCCGGCGAATATGTGGCCATCACCGGGCCGTCCGGCTGCGGCAAGTCGACCTTGCTGGCGATGCTGGGATTGCTCGACACGCCGGACAGCGGCGAATACTGGTTCGAAGGACGCAATGTGGCCGGCTGGAGCGAAACGAAGCTGAATGGCTTGCGGCGCGGCAGGGTCGGCTTCATCTTCCAGAACTTCAACCTGATCGAAGAATTGACGGTGGCCGAGAATGTCGCACTGGCCCTGGAATACCTGCCCGTCCCCGCGCCGGAGCGGCGCGCGCGCGTGGCGGCCATGCTCGACAAGCTGGGCATCGCCCACCGCGCCCGGCACCGGCCGTCGCAATTGTCGGGCGGACAACAGCAGCGCGTGGCGATCGCCCGGGCGCTCGTGGCGCGCCCCGCCATGCTGCTGGCCGACGAACCGACAGGCAACCTGGACACGGCCCACGGCGATGAAGTGATGCGGCTGTTGCGCCAGATCAATGCCGAAGGCACGACCGTCATCATGGTCACGCACTCGGCCGCGCATGCAGCCCAGGCCTCGCGCACCTTGCGCCTGCTCGACGGGCGCATCCTCGTCGATGCGCTGCATGCCGCCTGA
- a CDS encoding sigma-54-dependent transcriptional regulator, whose product MTFPFPMADPAAHVLILDDDADVAYAARLLLRRHADRVSVLSHPRELARQLEGEAGVPDVLLLDFNFTRGRTDGAEGLQVLAQLQALPLPPAVIAMTAYADVALAVEAMKRGACDFITKPWDNARLAAAVDGALARRRPAPAATPVQPAGDTMDGACAALMGDSPAMRELRAFIASVGPTQANVMVLGENGVGKELVARAIHAASRRAGRQFLAVDMGSLPEAMLESELFGHRRGAFTDARGDREGRFQAASGGTMLLDEIGNLALGAQAKLLTALERREVTPLGADRPQAIDVRIVSATNLDERLLYDAQVFRPDLLFRLNTIVIRVPPLRARRADIALLLAHYLDHYACQYQRPRMALAPGAAEALHAHDWPGNVRALRHACERAVILAQADAYRLEDFGLFAPAAAVPAAVPPPTAGALTLDALERDAVGAALAQVQGNISHAARVLGVSRAALYRKLEKHGL is encoded by the coding sequence TTGACCTTTCCTTTTCCAATGGCCGATCCTGCCGCGCACGTGCTGATACTCGATGACGACGCCGATGTCGCCTATGCGGCGCGATTGCTGCTGCGCCGGCACGCCGACCGGGTGAGCGTGCTGTCGCATCCGCGCGAGCTCGCGCGCCAGCTGGAAGGCGAGGCCGGCGTGCCGGACGTGCTGCTGCTCGACTTCAATTTCACGCGCGGCCGCACGGACGGCGCCGAAGGCCTGCAGGTGCTGGCGCAGCTGCAGGCGCTGCCGCTGCCGCCGGCGGTGATCGCCATGACGGCATATGCCGACGTGGCGCTGGCCGTCGAGGCGATGAAGCGGGGCGCCTGCGATTTCATCACCAAGCCGTGGGACAACGCGCGCCTGGCCGCGGCCGTCGACGGCGCGCTGGCGCGGCGCCGTCCGGCACCCGCCGCGACGCCCGTGCAGCCCGCGGGCGATACCATGGACGGCGCCTGCGCTGCCCTGATGGGCGATTCGCCGGCAATGCGCGAACTGCGCGCGTTTATCGCCAGTGTGGGACCGACGCAAGCCAATGTGATGGTGCTCGGTGAAAATGGTGTGGGCAAGGAACTGGTGGCGCGCGCCATCCATGCGGCGTCGCGGCGCGCCGGACGCCAGTTCCTGGCGGTGGACATGGGCAGCCTGCCCGAAGCGATGCTGGAAAGCGAGTTGTTCGGCCACCGCAGGGGCGCGTTCACGGATGCGCGCGGCGACCGCGAGGGGCGTTTCCAGGCCGCTTCCGGCGGCACCATGCTGCTCGACGAAATCGGCAACCTGGCGCTGGGCGCGCAAGCGAAGCTGCTGACGGCGCTGGAGCGGCGCGAAGTCACGCCGCTGGGCGCGGACCGGCCGCAAGCCATCGACGTGCGCATCGTCAGCGCCACCAACCTCGACGAACGGCTGCTGTATGACGCGCAGGTCTTTCGCCCCGATCTGTTGTTCCGCCTCAATACCATCGTCATCCGCGTGCCGCCGCTGCGCGCGCGCCGCGCCGACATCGCGCTGCTGCTGGCGCATTACCTGGACCATTATGCTTGCCAGTACCAGCGGCCGCGCATGGCGCTGGCGCCCGGCGCGGCCGAAGCGCTGCACGCGCATGACTGGCCCGGCAACGTGCGCGCGCTGCGGCATGCGTGCGAGCGCGCCGTGATCCTGGCGCAGGCCGATGCCTACCGGCTGGAAGATTTCGGCCTGTTTGCGCCAGCTGCCGCTGTGCCGGCGGCCGTGCCGCCGCCGACCGCCGGCGCGCTGACGCTCGATGCGCTCGAGCGCGACGCCGTCGGCGCCGCCCTGGCGCAAGTGCAGGGCAATATCAGCCATGCCGCGCGCGTGCTGGGCGTGAGCCGCGCCGCGCTGTACCGCAAGCTGGAAAAGCATGGACTCTAG
- a CDS encoding sensor histidine kinase yields MDSRRRARRALAAGAGMLALAAGGAGAIAAGPGQGMPLARGAACIALAAWAIALLRQAWAVLAAPPPIECPPGAPHDAARQARHLLALETQLEFAPVALFRVHGAQAGACVAVNARARRLLAPGRAIDADDLGATLAALAEGQRKVIDFHTERGAERALATASAMQVEGQPQRLVALMPMETELEAEAMQAWQKLVHVLTHEIMNSLTPVASLSQTARALLAGADGTLSAATLDDLDLALETISRRADSLTHFVSGYRRLASVPEARPQAFSLAALFARLSALVGPAWLARGGQASFAAEPPNLELLADAGQLEQALVNLLCNAAEACAEQAAPQVQVSARLSRGGRLRIEVSDNGPGVPEHLAADIFTPFFSTKGTGSGIGLAMVRQLVHRNGGAVRHVKSVAGGARFVMIF; encoded by the coding sequence ATGGACTCTAGGCGCCGCGCGCGGCGCGCGCTGGCCGCCGGCGCTGGCATGCTGGCCCTGGCTGCCGGCGGCGCGGGCGCCATCGCTGCCGGCCCGGGCCAGGGCATGCCGCTGGCGCGCGGCGCGGCCTGCATCGCGCTGGCCGCCTGGGCCATTGCGCTGCTGCGCCAGGCCTGGGCCGTGCTGGCCGCGCCGCCACCCATCGAATGCCCGCCCGGCGCGCCGCACGACGCTGCGCGCCAGGCGCGGCACTTGCTGGCCCTGGAAACCCAGCTGGAATTCGCCCCCGTCGCCCTGTTTCGCGTGCACGGCGCGCAGGCGGGGGCGTGCGTAGCCGTGAATGCGCGCGCGCGCCGCCTGCTTGCGCCGGGACGCGCCATCGATGCGGACGACCTGGGCGCCACGCTGGCGGCGCTGGCGGAAGGCCAGCGCAAGGTGATCGATTTCCACACGGAGCGGGGCGCCGAACGGGCGCTGGCCACGGCCAGCGCCATGCAGGTCGAAGGCCAGCCGCAGCGCCTGGTGGCGCTGATGCCGATGGAAACGGAACTGGAAGCGGAAGCCATGCAGGCCTGGCAAAAGCTCGTGCATGTGCTCACGCACGAAATCATGAATTCGCTCACGCCCGTGGCATCGCTGTCGCAGACGGCGCGGGCATTGCTGGCCGGGGCGGACGGCACGCTGTCCGCCGCCACGCTGGACGACCTGGACCTGGCCCTGGAAACCATCAGCCGGCGCGCCGACAGCCTGACGCATTTCGTCAGCGGCTACCGGCGCCTGGCCAGCGTGCCCGAGGCGCGGCCCCAGGCCTTCAGCCTGGCCGCGCTGTTCGCCCGCCTGTCGGCGCTGGTGGGGCCGGCGTGGCTGGCGCGCGGCGGGCAGGCCAGTTTCGCCGCCGAGCCGCCGAACCTGGAATTGCTGGCCGATGCGGGCCAGCTGGAGCAGGCGCTGGTCAACCTGCTCTGCAACGCGGCGGAAGCGTGTGCGGAGCAGGCCGCGCCGCAGGTGCAGGTCAGCGCGCGGCTGTCGCGCGGCGGGCGGCTGCGCATCGAAGTGAGCGACAACGGCCCGGGCGTGCCGGAACATCTGGCGGCGGACATTTTCACGCCCTTCTTTTCCACCAAGGGCACGGGCAGCGGCATCGGCCTGGCGATGGTGCGCCAGCTCGTGCACCGCAATGGCGGCGCCGTGCGCCACGTCAAATCGGTGGCAGGCGGCGCCCGCTTCGTCATGATTTTCTAG
- a CDS encoding arylesterase → MLIYLKKFREQISIEGGNRLRRRTLSLLPAAALLLVSGMTNAYSAPKTLLVLGDSLSAEYGLARGTGWVALLEQRLQAQKNDTRIVNASISGETTSGGRARLPALLSKHQPDVVLIELGANDGLRGLPVAAAEANLRAMGEAAKKSGAQVVLVGMRMPPNYGRAYGEQFYGVYGKLAKEWKAPLVPFMFEGIADQPQLFQADRMHPNAKAHPTILKNIWPQLAPLLKAR, encoded by the coding sequence ATGCTGATCTATCTTAAAAAATTTCGTGAACAAATAAGTATCGAGGGCGGCAACCGCCTGCGGCGGCGCACCCTGTCCTTGCTTCCTGCGGCAGCCCTGCTGCTGGTATCAGGCATGACGAACGCCTATTCTGCACCAAAAACGCTGCTGGTGCTCGGTGACAGCCTGTCCGCCGAGTATGGGCTGGCGCGCGGTACGGGCTGGGTGGCGCTGCTGGAACAGCGGCTGCAAGCGCAAAAGAACGACACGCGCATCGTCAACGCCAGCATCAGCGGCGAGACCACCAGCGGCGGCCGCGCGCGCCTGCCCGCCCTGCTGAGCAAACACCAGCCCGACGTCGTGCTGATCGAACTGGGCGCCAACGACGGCTTGCGCGGCTTGCCCGTGGCGGCCGCCGAAGCGAACCTGCGCGCCATGGGTGAGGCGGCCAAAAAATCGGGCGCGCAAGTGGTGCTGGTGGGCATGCGCATGCCGCCCAACTATGGCCGCGCCTATGGCGAGCAGTTTTATGGTGTGTACGGCAAGCTGGCGAAGGAATGGAAGGCGCCGCTGGTGCCCTTCATGTTCGAAGGCATCGCCGACCAGCCGCAGCTGTTCCAGGCCGACCGCATGCACCCGAATGCAAAGGCGCATCCGACGATTTTGAAAAATATCTGGCCGCAGCTGGCGCCGCTGCTGAAGGCCAGATAG
- a CDS encoding ABC transporter ATP-binding protein yields the protein MPEFPKATSTSFLPSDAAAQRPAAPISQTGQNARPAIEVVQLAKRVPDADGELTILHQVDFTVQTAETLAIVGASGSGKSTLLGLLAGLDTPSAGKVMLDGTDIFALDEDGRAGFRKEKLGFVFQSFQLLVHLTALENVMLPLELRGDPDAKEKAQAMLGRVNLGSRLKHYPKYLSGGEQQRVALARAFVTEPPLLFADEPTGSLDAATGEAVIQLMFELNRERGSTLVLVTHDSSIAARCGRTITIAAGRLV from the coding sequence ATGCCCGAATTCCCTAAAGCGACTTCCACCAGTTTTCTCCCGTCAGACGCGGCGGCCCAGCGGCCCGCCGCACCTATCAGCCAAACCGGCCAAAATGCCCGGCCGGCCATCGAAGTGGTCCAGCTGGCCAAGCGCGTACCCGATGCCGATGGTGAGCTGACCATCCTGCATCAAGTCGATTTTACCGTGCAAACGGCGGAGACGCTGGCCATCGTCGGCGCCTCCGGTTCCGGCAAGTCCACCTTGCTGGGCTTGCTGGCGGGACTGGACACGCCCAGCGCGGGCAAGGTGATGCTCGACGGCACCGATATCTTCGCCCTCGACGAAGACGGCCGCGCCGGTTTCCGCAAGGAAAAGCTCGGTTTCGTCTTCCAGTCGTTCCAGCTGCTGGTCCACCTGACGGCGCTGGAAAACGTCATGCTGCCGCTGGAATTACGGGGCGACCCGGACGCGAAGGAAAAGGCGCAAGCGATGCTGGGCAGGGTCAACCTGGGCAGCCGTTTGAAGCATTACCCGAAATACCTGTCCGGCGGCGAGCAGCAGCGCGTGGCCCTGGCGCGCGCGTTCGTGACGGAACCGCCGCTGCTGTTCGCCGATGAGCCGACTGGCAGCCTGGACGCGGCCACCGGCGAAGCCGTGATCCAGCTGATGTTCGAGCTCAACCGTGAACGGGGCTCGACCCTGGTGCTCGTCACGCATGACAGTTCCATTGCGGCCCGCTGTGGCCGCACCATCACGATTGCGGCGGGCAGGCTGGTTTAA
- a CDS encoding NAD(P)H-hydrate dehydratase, whose product MTPTALPLYSIAELRAIEQAAMRDLPQGLLMQRAGQAAASAALKLLHAQEDGDDAGHRRVLVLAGPGDNGGDALEAAAHLAGSGLEVLIWLAPEAQATSPEREQALSRARNSAALFMDAATSMASAAVGAAPWHLVIDGLFGIGASRPLDGECRDMAQLVNNLACPVLALDVPSGLHPDTGAIDGVAIRATQTLTFIGDKPGLHTAHGRDHAGEVEVAALAIDPSLLPPAKAQLGGLHLFARQLQPRQQNTHKGSYGSVAIIGGAHGMAGAPILAARTALHAGAGRVYIAFPDTPPAFDSGQPELMCRRAQDVDFSGLHFAALVAGPGLGDDGDTVELLQRTFESDSPLLLDADALNLMAAEPELQSALAVRTGAGATILTPHPLEAARLLDMTVAEVQADRLGAARQLAAQLGVIVVLKGSGTVIAAQDGSVVVNNTGGPALATAGTGDVLSGLCGSLLAQGWPEWEAAIGAVWLHGAAADALVAAGSGPIGLTAGELIPAIRKLINALSEA is encoded by the coding sequence ATGACCCCCACCGCCCTCCCCCTGTATTCCATCGCCGAACTGCGCGCCATCGAACAAGCGGCCATGCGCGACCTGCCGCAAGGGCTGCTGATGCAGCGCGCGGGCCAGGCCGCCGCCAGTGCCGCCCTGAAGCTGCTGCACGCCCAGGAAGATGGCGACGACGCTGGCCACCGGCGCGTCCTGGTGCTGGCCGGCCCCGGCGACAACGGCGGCGATGCGCTGGAAGCGGCCGCGCACCTGGCCGGCAGCGGCCTCGAAGTACTGATATGGCTGGCGCCCGAGGCGCAAGCCACCTCGCCCGAGCGCGAACAGGCCCTGAGCCGCGCCCGCAACAGCGCCGCGCTCTTCATGGACGCGGCAACCTCGATGGCGTCGGCGGCGGTGGGCGCGGCGCCGTGGCACCTCGTCATCGATGGCCTGTTCGGCATTGGCGCCTCGCGCCCGCTGGACGGCGAATGCCGCGACATGGCGCAGCTGGTCAACAACCTGGCATGCCCCGTGCTGGCACTCGACGTGCCCAGCGGCCTGCACCCGGACACGGGCGCCATCGATGGCGTCGCCATCCGCGCCACGCAGACACTCACCTTCATCGGCGACAAGCCGGGCCTGCACACGGCGCATGGCCGCGACCATGCAGGCGAAGTGGAAGTGGCGGCGCTGGCCATCGATCCCTCCCTGCTGCCGCCCGCCAAGGCACAGCTGGGCGGCCTGCACCTGTTCGCCCGCCAGTTGCAACCTCGCCAGCAAAACACGCACAAGGGCAGCTACGGCAGCGTGGCCATCATCGGTGGCGCGCATGGCATGGCCGGTGCGCCCATCCTGGCGGCGCGCACGGCCCTGCACGCGGGCGCGGGACGAGTGTATATCGCCTTTCCCGACACGCCGCCCGCATTTGACAGCGGCCAGCCGGAACTGATGTGCCGCCGCGCGCAGGACGTGGATTTCTCGGGCCTGCACTTTGCCGCCCTGGTGGCGGGGCCAGGCCTGGGCGACGACGGCGATACGGTGGAACTGCTGCAGCGCACGTTCGAGAGCGACAGCCCGCTGCTGCTGGACGCCGATGCACTGAACCTGATGGCGGCCGAGCCGGAACTGCAATCGGCGCTGGCCGTGCGCACGGGTGCGGGCGCAACGATACTGACGCCGCATCCGCTGGAAGCGGCACGCCTGCTCGACATGACGGTGGCCGAGGTGCAAGCCGACCGCCTGGGCGCGGCGCGCCAGCTGGCGGCGCAGCTGGGCGTCATCGTCGTATTGAAAGGGTCGGGCACGGTGATCGCCGCGCAGGATGGCAGCGTGGTGGTCAACAACACGGGCGGCCCCGCGCTGGCGACGGCCGGCACGGGCGACGTTTTGTCCGGCCTGTGCGGCAGCCTGCTGGCGCAAGGCTGGCCAGAATGGGAAGCGGCCATCGGCGCCGTGTGGCTGCACGGGGCGGCGGCCGACGCGCTGGTGGCGGCAGGCAGCGGCCCCATCGGGCTGACGGCCGGGGAATTGATCCCGGCGATACGCAAGTTGATCAATGCCTTGTCCGAGGCTTGA